From one Neofelis nebulosa isolate mNeoNeb1 chromosome 4, mNeoNeb1.pri, whole genome shotgun sequence genomic stretch:
- the PRPS1L1 gene encoding ribose-phosphate pyrophosphokinase 3, translating to MANIKIFGGSSHQDLSQKIAYRLGLELGKVVTKKFSNQETCVEIGESVRGEDVYIVQSGCGEINDSLMELLIMIDACKIASASRVTAVIPCFPYARQDKKDKSRAPISAKLVANMLSVAGADHIITMDLHASQIQGFFDIPVDNLYAEPAVLKWIRENISEWRNCTVVSPDAGGAKRATSIAHRLHVAFALIHKEWKKANEVGRMVLVGDVKDRVAILVDDMADTCGTICHAADKLLSAGAARVYAILTHGIFSGPALARINSACFEAVVVTNTIPQEDKMKHCSKIQAIDISMILAEAIKRTHNGESVSYLFSHVPL from the coding sequence ATGGCAAATATCAAAATCTTCGGGGGCAGCTCCCATCAGGACCTATCCCAGAAAATTGCCTACCGCCTGGGCCTGGAGCTAGGCAAAGTGGTGACCAAGAAATTCAGCAACCAGGAGACCTGCGTGGAAATTGGCGAGAGTGTGCGAGGAGAGGATGTCTACATAGTGCAGAGTGGTTGTGGCGAAATCAATGACAGTCTAATGGAGCTTTTGATCATGATCGATGCCTGCAAGATTGCTTCAGCCAGCCGGGTTACTGCGGTCATCCCATGCTTCCCTTATGCCCGGCAGGATAAGAAGGATAAGAGCCGGGCCCCAATATCCGCCAAACTTGTTGCAAATATGCTGTCTGTAGCAGGTGCAGATCATATCATCACCATGGACTTACATGCTTCTCAAATTCAGGGGTTTTTTGATATCCCCGTAGACAATCTCTATGCGGAGCCAGCTGTCCTGAAATGGATAAGGGAGAATATCTCTGAGTGGAGGAACTGCACTGTTGTCTCACCAGACGCTGGCGGAGCTAAGAGAGCGACCTCCATTGCACACAGGTTGCATGTGGCCTTTGCCTTGATTCACAAAGAATGGAAGAAGGCCAATGAAGTGGGCCGTATGGTGCTAGTGGGGGATGTGAAGGATCGTGTGGCCATCCTTGTGGATGACATGGCTGATACTTGTGGTACAATCTGTCATGCAGCTGACAAACTTCTCTCCGCTGGAGCCGCCAGAGTTTACGCGATCTTGACTCACGGAATCTTTTCTGGCCCGGCCCTTGCTCGCATCAACAGTGCGTGCTTTGAAGCGGTGGTCGTCACCAATACCATACCTCAGGAGGATAAGATGAAACATTGCTCCAAGATACAGGCGATCGACATCTCCATGATCCTTGCGGAAGCCATCAAGAGAACTCACAACGGAGAATCTGTTTCTTACCTATTCAGCCATGTCCCTTTGTAA